ATTATCATTTATCAGATATGAACTCCAGAAACAAGATCAGTATTCCTCAGAATCACCAGTCGAATGCAGACACCACTTCTCCCTTTCTCCCCCCTGATCAATGCTTTAGACTCCATCCAGAAGTGAAAATAAACAGAATTGCAAATGATCACTCTGTAATACCAAACCCTATTCTAGCTTCCCTGAAATAGCCCAAACGGACCGGAATTTGCTGAGCTCGAGATAGATAGAGTCCTAAATGCCGCATATAATAAAGATGGAGATAGGAAACGGGAGGAGGCCTCCCACAGACTGCCAGTTCAAAATGTACTCACACGAAAAAGACACAGAATTTACGTCCTAGTTGGTAGTCTAATGCTAGACATATAAGAACACATCTTGTTCgataaccaaatcaaaccaTCAAAGCCCGAAGTAACTCCACTGTGTTAATGTGTGTTGTTCGGACTATTTTCCGCCGGAAAAAGGCTGATGAAAGTGATTGATTGCCTGATACAGCTCCTAATGATGAAAATTCATCAACTAGAGCCGCGTGGATCCAACCCTACTTTTCCCAGGCATAAAATGGGAAAACTCTAATAGTAGAGATATGAAACAACCTCGAGGCCCaacattttaaagaatttCTGATAAAACCACTACGAGGCACAGCCCAGAAGAATTAAGCCTTCACTTCATTTCAAATTGTGTTCTGATATAATAGAATTATCATACAAACAGCCAAATACCACATTTCCGATtgtcaaaattaaaacaaaacacataAAAAGTTGAAGCTTCCATGGTTTAtccagaaaaaagaaaaaattaagagaaatagAGCCACAGAAAACACATCCAGAATGAAAGATCCAGAAAATCCAACAGCGCCAGAGCTTGTATGAAACAACGCAATCAAAGACAAGGAAACTACTAAACATATCAAAACTTCCACCTCCACGAGAAAAAAATCACGGCGAAACGAAGCATGGAAACACAAGTTGAGAAGAGCAGAAAATCGAAAAACAAATCACGAAAGTTCAAATTCAGTGGTTCACCTGTGAGAGAGAATCAGCAGTTCTTTTGCTAATAGCTTCCCACAAAAAGAGGCAATGTTAatgcaaaaatgaaaaggttgGAGAACGAAATGACAGAACGGGAAATAGAGAAAACAGCCAGTTGATAGTGATTCTAGCGTCCAAGGTGAACGGGGCTTTATGGACGAACCTCCGTTTTCTTTAACCATTCTGATGGGCCCCACATTAGCTGACGTGGAATAATCTCGCATCGCATCCTCTCTCTTATCCTGGTTTTCtcttctacattttttttaaaattaatgtcaGGATTTAACTCACTTTTCTTTCTTAGTTGatatcaatattaattatcaCTTAATTATACTcgctttaatttatttaattcattaatgCTTCATGCcattatattttcctttggGAACCACAAAATCATTGTTGCGGTGGTTTGagttttctactttttcttataatttatttggttaataatatattaactGACGTGGAATGTacgaatataattttattggtCAACACATCATGTACTTTCTAATttccaatttcaaaagatatttatttttatgaatccctatataattaattataattataattttactatACATTTCAAATGGCCAccataaattctattttagttttttttttttttatttttttttttttatgtttttatctattttaacttttacaCTAGAAATATTTGACCTAGTATTCCTTTttgtctattttatttatctatatattttctaaacatttattttagtctctaaataattatttttactctGTTTAACTTTTCtacaacaattttattattctatataatcaataagaatttaaaaacattatcaaTAAACTTTGGTTGGGGTAAGATATTTTTGTGATAGTGGCATGAAAACAGCTATTGCGTATCTGTCGTGTAGTgcgattatttttttaattttatcttacacgattaaaatatttttccttgctttatttatttatttttcttctcaactTTACTTCTTAGAGTGTATTTTTCCAGTGTTTGTAGAAGCAAACTGTTCAAATAGAGGagtattttaatgaaaaaaaatatagctatttttctttaattttttttttttaatttctttatattatttgaaaagaaaaaaaactctgAAAAACACTTAAAATATACTCAAACTAGTTAATCTTTAACCATGGGTAAGATAAATTGATGGTTGAGTTGACTTAAATAGGGAGCTCAAAGGTAATGGCAAATATGACCATTACAACGCACACCAATGAATTATTTGTAGGATGatagcattttttaaaagagtaCAGTAGACTGAGgattataattttagtaaaaaaaaaaaaatgctatgtTTGAATGGGACTAATAAAGGTAAAAGCCACTAATAAAACAGTCAAAATAGAATAAGAtcgataaagaaaaaataaataaataaataaagaaggaaTGGTATTtataagagaaaaagaagtcaaaataGAATGAGATTGATGGAGAAAACTTTGCAAAAGAGGATATTTATGAGAGAAAAGTTGTGAAAAATTGGAGTCTTAAGAGGATGACagtaaaaaaatcaagaaaccTCCCAAAACTAATGGTTGGTCCCTGTGTTTGGTTGCagtaggttttttttttttttttNttttttttttttttttttttttttttttttttttttttttttgtcaattgatCATGTGAGAGGGAGACAAAAATTCTGCTATGAGAAGAAATGTCAAGAAGATCGACGAACCTGagagagattcaaaatctgaGTAAGCAATTGGAGTAAGGGAAGCAACTACCCTCGACTGCTTATCATCTGGAGTAGTCCTAGCTTGGAGAAGATCAACAAACCTAGGataaagattcaaaatctgAGTACGCAATTGGAATAAGGGGAGCAACTACTCCAGACTGCTTATCATCTGGAGTAGTCCTAGCTTGAAGAAGTTCAGAGataaagattcaaaatctgAGCAAGCAACAGGAAGAAGGGAAGCAACTACTCCCGACTACTTATCTTCTAGAGTAGTCCTAGCCTGGACAACATAATAATTTCACCACCGAGAAGAAAGATGTTGTGTCTAGTGACTGGAATCCTCTAATGTCAATTGAACAAGCTGACAATCGGCAGAAGATACTGAGCAAAACTACTGGCTTGAAGAGGGGCTGATCCACAACATCAACTGCAAAAAAATGAGGTGAGAGTTGAACAAGAGAAGACCGCAATACATCTCCATTACCGTTTTCCACTAAGACTGATTAATTAagttaaagaaaatatgaggCGACCACATTAGAGAATATGTCCCCGTCATGAATaagtaacaaaattttattaaacttcCAAAAATCATTTCTCCAAATGATAATACTATCAACTattgaaaaagttaaaagataaaaCTAAAACCTCACACCCAtcaatacatatttttaatggGGAAGTTgtattcttataaaaatacaatcgtcataattacatttaaaaaaaaaaacaaattaaacatataCAAATATGTTTGAAATATAGGCTatcctaataaataaattaaaaaaaagaaaaaagaatcttGATTGTTGCACCCTTCTTATTCAAATGACCTTTGTCCATATGAGAAGGGAGGCAATGTCTTTTGTAGTTATTGCAAAAGGAACACCCCATGTGGGTCTAATCTTATCCTCCAATATTTGCATACAGacttaatataaaattcaataaaactaATTTACAAGCAAACAATTCtgatgtgtgtgtatatatatagatataaagAAATCATAAATGAACGGGACTTCACCGACAAAATTGTAGTTATTAGACCAAGAGATCAGCTGATAATCTAGTACATTAATGGTGGATAAGAGAAGTAATCCAAAAGCTAATAAAAGCAATTTAGACGAGCCTAACAAGTCACAGACGTGAACAGCCCGACAAGAAaggaaaactaaaagaatattGAATTTGAGATGTCTACCTTCAATAGATGAACCAGTCCCACACACTGAAAGGCGTCTACTCCCCGTATTTCGCTGACCCAGTTTCAAACCAGACTTTTTTAGATACCAATTATTGAAGCTTCCAACTTTGATTATTTATATAGACAGTACaacttttatttgaaattgaagtaGAGCATACCATTTGACATTGCTAGTTGGTGACATATATTCCTATAGCTTCTTTACCCATAGCAGATTGATTAGTGTTACGTGGGGATAAATAcacaaaaaaatgaatcagTCAGAGATAGCAAAACTAGAAACCTGATTATGGTCAGGAAATGGAATAATTGAAGCACAAACGCCCGAAATCAATGATGAATGGATGTCACAGTGAGTGTAGGTGTCAGAATAAGCCTCGCCTGGATTGATCCTTACTTGAATAAGatcctgtttttttttgtttttttttttttattgcgaCCCTTTGGACGTAACCGATCCCTTCTCTTGTTAACTTTCTAAATAGCtgattcaaacaaataaaagatgaTCAGAAACTCTCAAAATGAGAAAAGTATAACATTTGCAACCAAAAAACAAACttgtcaaataataataataaccacTTTAAACAGGCCTCCAAGTAAAGGACCAGAAAAGTCCAGTCTTTTGTTTCCAAAGTGGTTCCCATCATCTTCTGCTATCCGCCCAAGGGCACATAAGAGTAGCGGATGAATTATATAACTGGTACATGTAATGTCCAGTAAGACAATTTAACAAGTCAGACaaaatagtataaaaataatttagcaAGGCAGTAACGATGATGATGACAATGAACTATTATAGTATTAGATgttgataaattaaatatatacatgtatATCAGATTAGTGCCATACCCAAAATAGTATGCCTCCTTAGTCTCACAAAATTCACCTACACCAACATGGGGAAGCATTTCCTCTTGAGGAATCTCTTTGGCATACCCGAGACATCAAGAtaacaaacatgttgaaaAGTGATAAAATAGTTTCGTGCAGAATATAATGGAGCAGACCTAAATTTAGTGAGATAATGCATACTTAATCCTCTTTTCCTTGGTCACACCAACTGTTGATCCTCTCTTCCCAATATGGTCTAGTGCAACCTACAGTCGAGAAACATTGTTGGTGTGAgcgtgagagagagagaaagaacagGATGATAGACAAGTATCAAAGAAATGGGTGACCTCTGCTGATTTGGTATAACAAAAGCCTCTTCCAGAGAAGACTGAAGCAACTCCATCATTTAAGTATCAAAGAATTCATAACATACATGCTCTAGAAGATCTTTATCAGGAACAAATCCTCGAGCACGAAACACAACAATAATCATAATCTCAGTTCGGGTTTCAGGCAGAGTGGCATGTGTGTATTGTCCTGAAGACCTGAAAGAACATTGACGAATTGCAAAAAGAATAGGTTAGAATAGCTTTTACTTCAACGAGGAAGAACTTCTAAATCTTCAGAAAACGAAGATAAGTACATTACCCCCTTGCCACTAGTTCAAGAAAGCATTTGTGTGCAAACATGGTATTAGGTGGTCTATTTTGTGACTCAGCCATAGACCAGACGTCTGCCACAAAGGCGTACTTGTTTGGCTGTCCTTTTTTGGAAACATATTTTATGCACATCTTCTCTTGTGCAATAAGAACCTTCTCACTCTCATTGATGATAAAATATCCTCCCTGGTCATATGGACACTCCCTAAGCTCGGCAAGATCCTTCTCAGAATTATGATACAGAATAAAAAGACAACAATCTAATTgcttgttacaaataatttcCGTATGCCAGAATAAATGCAATACCAATACATATCTGTTTTCAAAAGGAAGTTAGAACATAATTAGCATAAGCACACTTTTCCAAACAACCAAAGAGATCTTATCTGATGCTACAATTTTCAAATGAGTAGAAAACACCTGGTTGGTACCCGCTTTAGGGATCAATCATCGAATAAAAAAGGGCCTTGACAACCTGAGCACTGATCAAGTTAACAACCAGATCGCCTAGCTATTTAAAAATACCGAGGAGCTCCAGTGACAGGATTGGTCATCAATTAGAAAACGCAATGACCTTTCCATGATTTGTGGTGGATTAGCTCGTAAATCCAATGAAGTCTCAGTAACAGCTAGAATACTGAAGCTGATGATTATGAATTGAAATTATCACCAATaatcaagacaagaacatgcACCATCTTTGAAGTGGTGAAAACGAAATTTATCCCTAACAATTATTTCTCTATCAGCAATAACAGAGATGTGTTTAATAGCTGAATGACAATCCTCACATATTCGAAGGTTCTTTACAATCCTAATAGTCTCACCTTGATTGGTTTTAAGTAAACCAAACGCTAGGGCAAGCTTTTCACTATGATATCTAAGGGCATAatccctttcttcttcttccaaatcatGCATCAAGGACTCCAGTGCTGGTATATAGCCTGATTCACTACAACGGCCCATTAATTCATCTAAATACCTATAGATAGCATTTGTTTCAGGATGAGACTTGTCACCCATGCTAAACATATAGGTTTTCTGATTGATCTCTATGGTGCTATAACCTACTTGCTTCTTTAGGCGTCGTCTAACCATCATGTTTCGCACCATCTCTACTCGATCCATTCTACCGGCCAATGCATATATGTTAGAAAGCATTACATAATGACCAGGGTTTTCTGGTTCAACTGCTAAAACATGTTCTGCAACCTTAACTCCAAGGTCAAAATTTTTATGCATTCTGCAAGCCCCAAGCATTGAAGTCCAAACTGCTGGACCTGGCTCTTCAGGAAGAAATTTTCTAATGAATTGATAAGCATCCTTGAGCAATCCAGCACGTCCAAACATATCTACCATGCAGACATGATGTTCTACTCCTGGAACTAACCCATATATTTCCTTCATGCTTGAAAATGCCCGACGACCATCATCAATCAACCCTGAATGAGCACATGCAGACAAGACAGCAACGAATGTGATATTGTTAGGGCGAGGACCATAAGCTCTCATTTCATTGAAAAGCTTCATTGCTTGCTCACCATAACCATGCATCCCATACCCTGAAATCATGGCTGTCCAAGTAACAACATTCCTTAACTTCATGGAGTCAAAAACTTCCCGCGCTTTGCTTACATTCCCGCATCTAGTGTACATGTTAATCAATGAAGTACCAAGAACCACGTTCAGATCGAAACTATTACTATTGGCATAATCATGCAACCAGCATCCGAAATCAAGAGCTCCCAGCTGAGAACAGGAAGACAATAAGCTTACTACTGTAGCTGAATCAGGTTGAAAGCCCGACCCTATCATCAGATTAAATAAATCGATTGATTTCGCTGGTAATCCATTCTGCTCGTACCCTGATATAAGTGAATTCCAAGCTATAGTTGTTCTTTGgggcatttcatcaaacaccttcTGGGCGACTTTCATATCACCAGCTTTGGAATAGAGAGCAATTAGTGCAGCCTGAACGTACATATCAGATCCATAACCAGAAACCACAACGTGAGAATGAATTTCTCTACCCAACCTGAGAGCTGAAAGATCTGCACAGGCTTTGATAACAGACGTAAATGTATAATTCGACTGGTAAACACCCAAGAAGAGCATATGACGGTAAAACAGGACGGCATCAACAGAAAAACCATACTTGGAAGTCGCTTTGAGAAGGGAATTGAACAGGAATGAATCGGGATTTGGGACAGTGGGCAACAACCGACGAGCATACGTGATTGAACCAGCGGCACAAACCAGTGAAAGAAGCTTGGTGAGAAGTGATCGACTTCTATGGAATCCGGAAACAATGATATGGGCGTGAACTTGTTGAAGGTTTCTCAGACGAGGACCTGCTTGAAGAAGCGCTGCATAGATTGGACTGTGGGGTCGGGAGTCAAAAATGTGAGTTACAGGATGTTGAAGCGCGAGTTGTTGGGATTCCACTGTAATTAGAGACTTCGTTTTGTTCATAGTTGGATTGATCAAAGTTGTGCATCTAATGGTTTTGAAGTAGGAGGGAAGATTCTTGAAAGTACTAAATATTGGAACAGAAATTTATGTTTACATCCAAAACAAAAGGCGATCATTGACACTTACAGTTGCACTTCCTTCAGCCTCCAACTACTCCCTCAGAAGCTGCCGCCCTGTAACTCCGCCGACTCCTGTAACTCCGCCGACTTAGCTCGAGTGTAAGCTTTTGCTGCTTCATTTTATAGCCTTCGTGGAATATGGGAGGGAATGAGTAACATTTATGTCCAAATGGGGTCACGAACCGTCcaggaaaaataaattacataattttaaaaatattagttaattttgaaatatttaaactaaaacttaaatatatcttaaaagaaataaattaatttaattttgagaatttttaaactaaaactcaaatatgaaTTGGTTGGTAAAACATTATATACACACGTCTTACCttcttttaacaaatttttttataaaaattatattgaaaaatgaactaaaaaattattcacgGGAACTCGATCCCCGCAAATTTTTCACGAAAAATCTCCGCCTGATCCCCTAAAAGGAGAATTTCGTAGGATCACGTGATGGAAATTGATTGAGATTAGCCATCAGTGAGATACCGCTCTAGAACTATAATTCAAACCTTGTGTCAGGACTTCTGAGGCAAGGGACAGTTTCTATGGGGCGTAGACCTCTCAAAAGGTAACGGAGGCGTGCAAAGGTTTCCTCGAACCATACCGAtgatgaaaaaatgaaatgagcATGAGAATGAAGTTGGGATGGAGGCTGTGTCGGGGGAgggataatttaatttttttcaagtgcAGCAAGAAATACTCGTCTCAATTTCTAAACTAAACTTTCGTCCTCaaacattaa
This sequence is a window from Cucurbita pepo subsp. pepo cultivar mu-cu-16 chromosome LG19, ASM280686v2, whole genome shotgun sequence. Protein-coding genes within it:
- the LOC111781493 gene encoding pentatricopeptide repeat-containing protein At2g33760, producing MNKTKSLITVESQQLALQHPVTHIFDSRPHSPIYAALLQAGPRLRNLQQVHAHIIVSGFHRSRSLLTKLLSLVCAAGSITYARRLLPTVPNPDSFLFNSLLKATSKYGFSVDAVLFYRHMLFLGVYQSNYTFTSVIKACADLSALRLGREIHSHVVVSGYGSDMYVQAALIALYSKAGDMKVAQKVFDEMPQRTTIAWNSLISGYEQNGLPAKSIDLFNLMIGSGFQPDSATVVSLLSSCSQLGALDFGCWLHDYANSNSFDLNVVLGTSLINMYTRCGNVSKAREVFDSMKLRNVVTWTAMISGYGMHGYGEQAMKLFNEMRAYGPRPNNITFVAVLSACAHSGLIDDGRRAFSSMKEIYGLVPGVEHHVCMVDMFGRAGLLKDAYQFIRKFLPEEPGPAVWTSMLGACRMHKNFDLGVKVAEHVLAVEPENPGHYVMLSNIYALAGRMDRVEMVRNMMVRRRLKKQVGYSTIEINQKTYMFSMGDKSHPETNAIYRYLDELMGRCSESGYIPALESLMHDLEEEERDYALRYHSEKLALAFGLLKTNQGETIRIVKNLRICEDCHSAIKHISVIADREIIVRDKFRFHHFKDGACSCLDYW